TACCTGAGCCAGCAGCCTGAAATTACCGTGCAGTCAGCGCAGGGAGCTAATTTTTCCTACATCGGCCTGAATATGCAAGATGCACTGTTGAGCAAGCCTGAAGTGCGGCTTGCCATCGCACATGCCATTGATACGCCAGCAATCATCATGCAAGTATTGGTCGCAGATAGCCGTCAGGCAGGTGCGATATTGCCCCCCGAGCATTGGGCTGGCAACGCAGCACTTACGCCGTATGACTACAATCCCAAGTTGGCACGTGAACTACTTATAAAGTCTGGCATTCAACTACCCCTCAAGCTGGTTTATAAAACCTCTACCGATGCCCAGCGTGTGCGGCTTGCCACTATTATGCAGGCTCAAATGCAGGCGGCAGGTATTGATCTCGAAATCAGAAGCCTTGATTGGGGTACTTTTTTCGATGACATCCAGCACGGTAAATTCCAGCTTTATGGCCTCACCTGGGTAGGTATCAAAACGCCTGAAGTCTATCGCCTAGCCTTTCATCGCCAGTCCATTCCACCCAAAGGTGCAAACCGTGGACAGTTCAAAGATGCTAAGCTAGATCAACTAATAGGGGCCGAGAACTGGCCTGCCGTTACCCAATATGTGCATGAACAACTGCCTTACATTCCGCTCTGGTACGAAGGCCAGTTTGTCGCGATGCATAAAGGTTTGGTAGATTACGGTTTGAAGGCGGATGGTAGCTTGGATGGCCTTGCCACAATCCACAGAAATTAATATCTTCCCAGCTTATATTTTCTGCTTGAAACCTAACGTAGCTTGGTTACGCAGGGTGCGCAACAAAGTAAGTTGCTGGGGCTTTATCTTTAAGCCATTGGTGATATTTGAATCGGCATAAATCAAACCAATCACTTTGTTTTTGACCGTAATCGGCAGCAAGAGAAAGCTTTTTGCTTTCACTTTTTGATGAAACCATACGGGGATTTTTGCAGCAATATTCTCAGCGGAGACATCTTCAATCACGATATCCACTCCTTTATCAACCGCCACATGAAATACATCAGGAGTACTGTCTAGTGGAAAACTTAAATCGCCCAACAAGTCGCTAATTTCCTTACCAAATCCAAATTTCGCCGACATGCTGTTTTTCTTGGGGTCGCGGATGAAAATGATGGTGCGGTTAAATGCCATACCGCGATAGATGGTTTCAACCACCATTTGCAGTAAATCGTTAAGGGTAAAGTCATGGATTAGTGTATTGGTAATGTCCTGAATTCCCTCGTTCAATATGCTTTCAGGCGTCCTTGCTTGCTTGTCCTCAACCAATTCAGCTTCTAATTGCTGAATTGCATTCATGAGATTGTCTTCTTCTTTAATAGCTATCGGCGCTTGAGTGGCACCTGTCCATGCGCTGATGGTTTGCAGCACAGGGCTTTTAGCTACTGAGATATTTAAAATAGAAGCGCATTGCTGCATTTCCTCCAGACCTTCTTTAAGCGCTTGGCCGAGCGCATCACTGTTTAATGCAGTGGCGTCTTTGTACCGATCAGCTAAAGCGTTTAATGCTGAAACTCTCTCGGTTTCCAAAGTCTTGAGTGCCATCATGCATAGTTCGTTAGCAAGTGAAGATA
This genomic window from Methyloradius palustris contains:
- a CDS encoding HDOD domain-containing protein, with the translated sequence MTNINPASASTPLQKILNRMDSSHGFPALSATVAEINRIVENDLGHNQTLTNAILHDVSLTHKVLQLVNTVNFSQYGGRINTISKAVIILGQETVRNLSMSLILLEFMQNKSQAQEMKNDIVMAFFAGVVAKSLCRENKLTDPEEGMICGMFQNLGRLLAVFFFYEESQKIHALIADDIQEQKAVVQTLGVSYQDIGNAVAKKWCFPERLIQGMKKQTSQKIKATQSELERLSAISSLANELCMMALKTLETERVSALNALADRYKDATALNSDALGQALKEGLEEMQQCASILNISVAKSPVLQTISAWTGATQAPIAIKEEDNLMNAIQQLEAELVEDKQARTPESILNEGIQDITNTLIHDFTLNDLLQMVVETIYRGMAFNRTIIFIRDPKKNSMSAKFGFGKEISDLLGDLSFPLDSTPDVFHVAVDKGVDIVIEDVSAENIAAKIPVWFHQKVKAKSFLLLPITVKNKVIGLIYADSNITNGLKIKPQQLTLLRTLRNQATLGFKQKI
- a CDS encoding ABC transporter substrate-binding protein; the encoded protein is MKQLALVIILISACFSACSKPTEPNKNAQQAIRIGLAQAPLNLDPRFATDAASARINRLLYRSLVDFDEHSLPVPSLANWQQISPFIYRFKLQQQGRIFHHDAALTADDVAATYQSFTQLKGSPLSNEFANIQQVKVVDVDTVDFYLKTADPQFPSRLIIGILPADLIKSGHDFAHQPIGSGPLKLVSWNSQLVLERVVDQQIFSFSEVKDQTVRVLKLMRGEVDMLQSDLPPELVKYLSQQPEITVQSAQGANFSYIGLNMQDALLSKPEVRLAIAHAIDTPAIIMQVLVADSRQAGAILPPEHWAGNAALTPYDYNPKLARELLIKSGIQLPLKLVYKTSTDAQRVRLATIMQAQMQAAGIDLEIRSLDWGTFFDDIQHGKFQLYGLTWVGIKTPEVYRLAFHRQSIPPKGANRGQFKDAKLDQLIGAENWPAVTQYVHEQLPYIPLWYEGQFVAMHKGLVDYGLKADGSLDGLATIHRN